The DNA window gtattccagcgtgcagactggacgtctgtgccagagtgagtcttattacgtcttacagtgtgctgcattaatgcatgagtaaggcttggttcaaaccaatcagcgcgctctattgtgcaacttcattaatattcattactgtcacagtgttcagacgacagagacgccacgttgtgttggcaaaacaagcgtgaagtgttgcttttatagtttgctgcagtgaagttttgttttcattttctctctgtgagagcgcagctggagtcacgtgtggattaacagtgtacgcgacgctcgacaaaaataacttacgtgtctaaggaggattattgtttacctgagagctgttctcatctgcaaacgctgagatccggattcgcttgtagtctcctcttaataaagacgcggctctagttgctggtgattgtcctgtctctacagatttggtaagtgagcgaccagtgctctttgtttattcagttcgtattttattcgtatcaaacaaactattgcaccgagtgtaaacaagttagcactaacagttacaaccaaactttaaccttgtgttggattttgtgaccggaataacacacgcggctttctgacgctacctgctgtgtgcatctaagtttctgggaaatgcggagggtttttttctctcattcgccgtgcggtatcaaacattgcatgaaaaatacacgattagagcagctcctcgaatcaaatatctcgtttgtcgggagggacatgaatgaattccctgaatgaaagagccaaactgcagttaaagtccaccatttaatcatttggcaaataatttgactacagatgtccatgtaaacacagtcactttgtccgctgtggttgtgtgttttgactctgaaactcagcacgcccaaatagacactcccacaccatcccacttttcttcctccaacactccccccctaaacagagctggacacgcccacttttctgactttttccaaagtagaggtgtgaaaacaccctgctgaaacgaggggctttcatggccctttaacaagcGAATtgcaagtgctccttcagatcctacttagttggtttagttgATCAGGGATGGAGCTGGACTATCCAGGATggcagatctccaggaacaggattagaCACTCCTGGTCAAGGTCAATTCGTTGTCTGGCATGAGGCTTTCTTATCTTTCAGTTTTTGTCCAGTTATAAGGTAGCCTAGGTACGAGTGGATGTTTGTGGTTCTGGTGACCACTTGACATGAATTGATGATCATATCAGCAAAAAAGCAGATCAATAGTTCTCAGAAGACCCCTTACTCACTAGCCATTACATAATCTCAGGACATTAATTCCTTCTCTTCTGCAAAGGACTGCAAAGAGATGTTCTTGTCTGCTGATTTGGATTCTAGGTACTCTGATTAAAGTGATTCTGATCATAGGTGTCGACTCATTTGATGGAATCTGCATGATCATGTGGAGAACATTGAGACAGCACTGCGCTGACCCCAATATCTGAGGTGTCGAAAGTGTTATTACAATCTTCAAATTGGTAGTATCAGGATTTTTATTCATTGGAAAATACttaagggtggcacagtggctcagtggttagcactgtcacctcacagcaagaaggtccctggttgagtccctgctgggtaaattgggtaagcaaaaattgtccatagtgtgtgtgaatgtgagtgtatgggtgtttcccaatactggattgccgctgaaagggcatctgctgtgtaaaacatatgcttgaatagttggtggttcattccactgtggtaacccctgatgaataagggactaagccgaaggaatgaTGAATGAAATTACCTAAAAGAACGACCATGTAAAATACTTGGAAATTCTTTGGTTGAATTGTATAATGTATAATTGTATAATTGTAAATTGTACAAGTCAATAAGGGTTAACTATATAGTATTGTTTCAACTGAAAATGGTTACTGTCAATTTTGACACCTATggggtttttgtcatttttgtctcCAAAGAAAACCTGATGCCAGTCAAAGAGGAGAGTCAAGATCAGAACAAAGTAGAAGAGAAAGATCAGCATGAGGAATGTCTGAATTTCAGTTCTAGAGAAAAATCAGAACAGACAAAAACCTCATCACAAACAACAGCTGAATCTAATACCTGCaaccagtgtggaaagagttttgctCACAAACATTACCTTACAAAACATATGAGGATTCATACAGGAGAAAAGCCATTCACTTGCccacagtgtggaaagagtttcaatcGGCGAGAAAACTTAAAAGAGCATATGAAGATTCATAATGGAGAAAAACTTTACACTTGCCAACAGTGTGAAAAAAGTTTCACTTGGAAACAAAACCTTACAATccatatgaggattcacactggagaaaaacaacACAGCTGCCTACAGTGTGGAAAGGGTTTCACACAGAAATTAAACCTTACAAAACACATggggattcacactggagaaaaaccttacacttgccaacagtgtggaaaaagttttTCTTGGAAACAATACCTTACAGACCATATGAGGACTCACACTGCTCACACTGCAGAAAAGCAACATacctgccaacagtgtggaaaaggTTTCACTCGCAAACGAAACCTTTTAAATCATATGAGGATTCACACAGGAGAAAAGCCTTACacttgccaacagtgtggaaagagtttcaatcGGAGAGAATACTTAAGAGAGCATATGAAGATTCACAATGGAGAAAAGCTTTACACTTGCCAaaagtgtggaaagagtttcgctCGCAAACAATACCTTATAATCCATATGAGGATTCATACAGGAGAAAAGCCTTACAATTGCCAacaatgtggaaagagttttaatcGGAGAGAAAACTTAAAAGAGCATATGAAGATTCATAATGGAGAAAAGCCTTACACTTGCCAACAGCGTGGAAAGAGTTTTACTTGTAAACAACACCTTAAaaaacacatgaggattcacactggagaaaagccttcacttgccaacagtgtggaatGAGCTTTGCATGTAAAAAAATCCCTTAATACCCATGTGATGTGTCATACTGGATAAAAGCCTGACAACTGTGTTTTTGACAAAAAGTAAATCTTAAATTTCATAAGAGGATTCACAATTAGAAATAACCAAATCAGATTTCGTTAGTGCAGAGACTCATAGACAGGAATCACTGTAATAACTTACACAAGAGGAGAGGATGTCATCACAGGGTGCAATTAAATGCATCCCAAAAACAAGTCAGTtttcaaggaaaaaaaaacaggtttatgAGAACACTCCCCTTTTGTCCCCTCCCCTTTCCATGCCCTTATCAATGAAATCATCTTGCCAGAAGTCTTGCATCATCTACAAAAACTTGATTTTACCAAGCCTCAAGCAGTTTCACAAAGCATCCTGCGACCCCTCACATCTGTGTGTGCAAGTACCAAGCAATCGGGTCAGTCCATCAGAACTCTCACAATCTGTTAAAGATTTGTAATTCTGCCAAGAGCCTAGGCCACAGGAAGGATTCACAGCCAACAACATCATCCTCTAGCTTCTGTATCCCCTGGTAACCAGCTCCAACTACATCATGCAAATCCTGACCAGACCAGACCAGCGGTGCCGGGATTTCCAAGGGTGTAGGTTTGCTCTTGACAATGGTGGGGAGTCTGAGGACCTATAAATCTCCCTGAACCGAAGTCCCGCTTGCTACTCtgagagattaggagaactgACAGGGATCATATTCCCCcactgtgcatttttattttaagctgtaAAACATGTGAGATTCTCTGCTATTTATGTTTTTCAGGTTGCAATGCTGAGAACTTAACAAGTGATGGAATTATAAACTCCAGTTGCTTTTATCCCTCACCCAAACTCAGAACTGGACTACACAAGAGTAGGACCCTGCAAGTTACAGAAGGTCCTGCAGAACACCACCCCTCCCCCCGGCCACCAGACTGTAAAGGAACTACAATGCTTCATGAGCTTTGCCAATTTCTACCTACAATCCATCCACAGTCTTATTATATTACCTCTTCACTCACTTCACTTGTCCAGGAAACTCCCCGGTAGAGCAAAGTTATGACATTATCGATCACAAACACAATCTCCATCCTCATGTCACTTCTCAGTCTGTGCCATGTCAAAGACACCCAGATCTTTGCCTGGTGGTAAACTCATTCCATTACTCATTCCACGATGACTCTGATCCTGTATTGGTATTGACAGTGTTTCTGACTTCCATAATTCTGATGGTTTTATCTCTGTTATAGTTGCTGTAGATTGTTTCTCCAAAGCCTGTAAACTCATCCCTCTCCCTGGTTTACCTACTGCAATAGATACAGCAGAACTCTTCTTCCAGCTTGAGCTGAAACTATAGCTCACCTGAGGAGATTGTATTGACCAGGGCCCAGTTTACACCCTTATCTGGAAAGCTTTTCTTCAAACTACTCACCATTTCTGTTAACCATTCTTCTGGTTATCCCCCACAGTCAAATGGCTTGGAGCTCAGACAGTATCTCCGGTGGTACTGTCACAAGGACCAGAACAGATGGAACCGTTTTCTCCTGTGAGCTGAGTATGCACAGAAACCCCTGCACCAAGATACCAATGCCTTAATAACTTTCAATGCCTCTTCAAGGTTTCAGCTGTTGACTACTGGTTTAGAGAGAGTGTGGGATTTATTCAATCTGCAGAAACCCTTAGCAAAGAAAGCAAAAGACAGGAAGTCTGAGACACTCCCCTATCTACCTGACAACAAGGCATGGCTGTTCTGGACCAGCCATCAATCTACACAGTCAATGAGATCTTGGATTTGTGATGCAGAGTCTCCCATCTGGAATACCTGGTCGAATGGGAGGACTATAGAcaagagcaggggtgtcaaactcagttcctggatggccgcagccctgcacagtttagttccaaccatgcttcaacacacttacctgtaggtttcaaacaagtctaAAGGACATaatcagtttgatcaggtgtgtttaaatagggttggaactaagctgtgcagagttgcggccctccaggaactgagtttgacacatgtGGACTAGAGGACTGACTAGAGGCAGAGGTCACCACCATGTTGTGTGATGGCATCAGGAGTTACCTCTGGAGAAGTGGTccattttgtttatattactttattactcAGTAAAAAGTAGCTTATTTTGTGTATATAGGGGTCAGATGTGTACTGCAGTCTGAAGACAATATATGTGTGTTTAACTGTCTACTAAAGGTATGTTttactgttcattttatttacattttatttagctaTTCACACATTTTTAGTTAGTATTctggtgtattttatttttacatatacatttttgtatgtgGGTTTTAAGTTTGGTTTCAGGatataaaagaaaaatgtgtTCATTGTGTTGTAACTGGAAAgaagaaatatgttttcctgtACATTTTAATGTATCCTTATATATGTAAATGTGGGTAAATTGTAAAATGTATGAAATGCCTTTACATGCATACTGGAGAAAATAATTAATCTGAACACACAATGCTGCTGTGTATTGATGAGGGGTCAGATGTGCACTGCAGTCTGAAGACAatatatatgtgtttaattgttcaCTACAGGGTTGAATAAAATAGTGGAAAGCAGCTCTTGGTGTCTTTGGGAGTAAAAGCAGATGTTGTATTAAGATCATATAAATTTCACACATAAAATGTAAAGATAAAACCTTTTTATAATTTCATCAACCTGAACTTTGTACAGTCATATCTGGTAAAAGTAAACCATAAAGATAAATAGTGAGATAATAATAAAGTATGTTTAAACATTTGAGCAGACACTCATTTAGCTGATTTCTCTGTTTAAAGAGAGACCCGACTCCTGGAACAAATAATGTCTGCACTTAAACACTGTTTAGAGTTTAAGATACATGTGTTAGtaattattataacatttattaatttatttaatacgaCCAAAAACTTGAGTATCATTATTGTTGCTGTTTAAGAATTTTTTTGGATAAATACCTTTGCAAATGTTATCATGCGcacgggacttttattttgatatgcATTTGTGACGTCATAAGGGTGCGCCGCGCCGCTGCCGAGTTTgtttcaactggagaaaggtttgtgttttAATCAGTTTAGGTGTTAAACTATTAGTGTTTAGACATTTATTTAGACTTTATTGTCACAATGCGAGTTAAGTATCATTCAGTGTGACATTATAATGTGTTCTACAACATTTATGAACAGTATTGTAAGAGTAAACTGCCTCAGTTTATTATGAACAACCAGTAGTGATCTGAGTAAACTGAACACTGAAATCCAACTCTTAGACAAATCATCAACCTTTTATCAATCTTTTCACCACAGTGAGCACCAAGAGTCTTAAATTCTACACTTAAATGAAAACTCAGTGAACTTTatttattcttaataataataataataataataataataattcattacaatTGTATAGCGCTTTCCTGGGCACTCAAAGCTTTACTTACACTGATGCTGCATTTAATTctcattacaattattatttaatcacattttattttttaaacgaggaggaataattattttaaaacaacagaaaatgaaaGGATGTAAAATACACTGACCATATAATGGGTACAGATAATTAAACATGAGTATTAAGGCGTTATAACTAAATATGATGCATCTGTGAAATTAGCATGCTTTAGTGACTCTTTAATGCTAGTTGTGAGTGtgaattattgattgattgattgattgatattgtCTGATCAATAAAGGCCAGTAACACTGACTCCCTCACTAGTGCACTGACTACTGAACTAGAGAGCTGATGGAGACTGGATTTGTGTCTTTCTGTTCATTATTCTGATCTTCAACAGGACAAACACAGAAGatctgctgaagcgactgagctcagactgttataaagatggcgtttattaaagaggagagtgaagacatcaagattgaagaaacattcacagtcaaacatgaagagactgaagaagctttcagagtcaaacatgaagatcctgaggaacaaacaggttggttttcatcctCAAAGCTCAACAtttgatatttatatattaatttatgaaaTCAAGCATGTCTCCTGCTGCAAAAGTAAATTTACATGATTTCACTTTGGAGAGGATTGAATGCTGGGGCAGGCATATAATACCATAACCATTTTATCttgattattttttatagtcattGTGGAGgccaaaatctaaattaaatgtttattaaatcagAGCATGAGTTTGACGTAGCAAGCAAATAGTTCAAGTCAGAAGCAAGGCAAAGGCTGTCTGTAATTCAAAGTCTTGGtcaggggtgcccaatcctgttcctggagatctaccttactGCAGAGTTCAGcagcaaccttgatcaaacacacctctctttaattaccaagtgctcactcagatcctacttagttggtttagttgATCAGGGATGGAGCTGAACATTCCAGGATggcagatctccaggaacaggattaggcACTCCTGGTCAAGGTCAATTCCTTGTCTGGCATGAGGCTTTCTTATCTTTCAGTTTCGTCCAGTCAGAAGGTAGCCTAGGTACGAGTGGATGTTTGTGGTTCTGGTGAACACTTGACATGAATTGATAATCAAATCAGCAAAAAAGCAGATCAATAGTTCTCAGAAGACCCCTTCCTCACTAGCCACTTCATATTCTCAGGACATTAATTCCTTCTCTTCTGCAAAGGACTGCAAAGAGATGTTCTTGTCTGCTGATTTGGATTCTAGGTACTCTGATTAAAGTGATTCTGATCATAGGTGTCGACTCATTTGATGGAATCTGCATGATCATGTGGAGAACATTGAGACAGCACTGCGCTGACCCCAATATCCGAGGTGTCGACCTTGACAATCAACTGGTTATTGGGACCGGGAGTGATTGCGATAACAGCAAACAGTTTCTTGACAAGGTTTTTTGTGTAAAAGAACATAGTATAGACTAGTTCAATAGGAATGAATCGTTGAAGATTTCTGTTATGATTAAATGATTGTTATATTATTCTGGACTAGAACTGTCAAAAGTGTTATTACaacctttcaagagttcacactgagctgatgattgattataaaagcttgtttggcatgctgtcccgggagagagccttgagcttatgagatcctcgagcccagggctccctctcgtttcaagtcaggaggggagtttgagctcaggtagatttcgagaactcccctgctgtagtaaccactgaacagtaagtgattggtcttggaacccgggggaaacccacgtgagcatgggaagaaagtgcaaactccacacagaaatgtctgctggtttggtaaagcatggtttgaatgttctccccgtgttggcctgagtttcctttgggtgctccagtttcacccacagtccaaagacatgcgctataggtaaattgggtaagcaaaaaatgtccatagtgtgtgtgaatgtgggtgtatgggtgtttcccaatactggattgccgctgaaagggcatccgctgtgtaaaacatatgctggaatagttggtggttcattccgctggctcagtccctttttcatcaggggttaccacaaaAGAATGATGAATGAAAATACTTAAAAGAACGACCATGTAAAATACTTGGAAATTCTTTGGTTGAATTGTATACCTAAAAATTGTACAAGTCAATAAGGGTTAACTATATAGTATTGTTTCAACTGAAAATGGTTACTGTCAATTTTGACACCTATgggtttttttgtcctttttgtcTCCAAAGAAAACCTGATGCCAGTCAAAGAGGAGAGTCAAGATCAGAACAAAGTAGAAGAGAAGGATCAGCATGAGGAATGTCTGGATTTCAGTTCTGGAGAAAAATCAGAACAGACAAAAACCTCATCACAAACAACAGCCGAATCTCATACCTGCcaccagtgtggaaagagtttcgctCACAAACATTACCTTACAAAacatatgaggattcacactggagaaaagccttacACGTGCCAGCAATGTGAAAAGAGTTTCAAGCGGCGAGAAAACCTAAGACAGCATATGAAGATTCATAATGGAGAAAAACTTTACacttgccaacagtgtggaaaaagtttcacttggaaacaaaaccttacattccatatgaggattcacactggagaaaagccttacACTTGCCAgcaatgtggaaagagttttaatcGGAGCGAAAACTTAAAAGAGCATATGAAGATTCATAATGGAGAAAAGCTTTACACTTGCCAACAGTGTGAAAAAAGTTTCACTTGGAAACAAAACCTTACATTccatatgaggattcacactggagaaaagccattCAATTGCCAACATTGTGAAAAGAGTTTCACTTGTAAACAACACCTTACAGACCATGTGAGGatgcacactggagaaaagccattCAATTGCCAAcattgtggaaagagttttgctAGGAAACAACACCTTACACGCCATATGAGGATGCACAATGGAGAAAAGCCCCATGCCTGCctacagtgtggaaagagtttcacttgGAAACATCACCTTGTAACccatatgaggattcacactggagaagaACAACACAGCTGCTTACAGTGTGGAAAGGGTTTCACACGGAAACTAAACCTTACaaaacacatgaggattcacactggagaaaaaccttaCACTTGCCAACAATGTGGAAAGAGGTTTTCTTGGAAACAATACCTTACAGACCATATGAGGACTCACACTGCAGAAAAGCAACATACCTGCCACCAGTGTGGAAAAGGTTTCACTTGCAAACGAAACCttttaaatcatatgaatattcaCACAGGAGAAAAGCCTTACACTTGCCAacaatgtggaaagagtttcaatcGGAGGCAAAACTTAAAAGAACATGAAAAGATTCACAATGGAGAAAAACTTTACGtttgccaacagtgtggaaagagtttcg is part of the Danio rerio strain Tuebingen ecotype United States chromosome 15, GRCz12tu, whole genome shotgun sequence genome and encodes:
- the LOC100333534 gene encoding uncharacterized protein codes for the protein MAFIKEESEDIKIEETFTVKHEETEEAFRVKHEDPEEQTENLMPVKEESQDQNKVEEKDQHEECLNFSSREKSEQTKTSSQTTAESNTCNQCGKSFAHKHYLTKHMRIHTGEKPFTCPQCGKSFNRRENLKEHMKIHNGEKLYTCQQCEKSFTWKQNLTIHMRIHTGEKQHSCLQCGKGFTQKLNLTKHMGIHTGEKPYTCQQCGKSFSWKQYLTDHMRTHTAHTAEKQHTCQQCGKGFTRKRNLLNHMRIHTGEKPYTCQQCGKSFNRREYLREHMKIHNGEKLYTCQKCGKSFARKQYLIIHMRIHTGEKPYNCQQCGKSFNRRENLKEHMKIHNGEKPYTCQQRGKSFTCKQHLKKHMRIHTGEKPSLANSVECCNAENLTSDGIINSSCFYPSPKLRTGLHKSRTLQVTEGPAEHHPSPRPPDSQTVIKMAFIKEESEDIKIEETFTVKHEETEEAFRVKHEDPEEQTENLMPVKEESQDQNKVEEKDQHEECLDFSSGEKSEQTKTSSQTTAESHTCHQCGKSFAHKHYLTKHMRIHTGEKPYTCQQCEKSFKRRENLRQHMKIHNGEKLYTCQQCGKSFTWKQNLTFHMRIHTGEKPYTCQQCGKSFNRSENLKEHMKIHNGEKLYTCQQCEKSFTWKQNLTFHMRIHTGEKPFNCQHCEKSFTCKQHLTDHVRMHTGEKPFNCQHCGKSFARKQHLTRHMRMHNGEKPHACLQCGKSFTWKHHLVTHMRIHTGEEQHSCLQCGKGFTRKLNLTKHMRIHTGEKPYTCQQCGKRFSWKQYLTDHMRTHTAEKQHTCHQCGKGFTCKRNLLNHMNIHTGEKPYTCQQCGKSFNRRQNLKEHEKIHNGEKLYVCQQCGKSFARKQYLIIHMRIHTGEKPYNCQQCGKSFTYKQHLTDHMRMLHGEKRYTCLQCGKSFSWNRHLAIHMRIHTGEKPYTCQQCGKSFNRRQNLKEHMKIHNREKLYSCLQCGKSFTWKQNLTKHMRIHTGEKPSLVNSVE